Proteins from one Lachnospiraceae bacterium KGMB03038 genomic window:
- the mreC gene encoding rod shape-determining protein MreC, with the protein MKIKNQSSFQSKYWLFILIAVCVILLGIGSVVDSSGPLRFIANYTVIPFQKGISYAGQWMSDVSENFQTMEDMKAENESLQSKVDELTIDNTRLRQEQYELERLRELYKLDENYSDYEKIGARVISNNGTNWFSDFTIDKGSNDGIKVNCNVLAGSGLVGIVTEVGPDYARVRSIIDDSSNISAMMLSTSDLCIVEGDLELISDGRLRFERLPNNDNEIEVGEQVVTSHVSDRFVQGLFIGYVSEIEVDSNNLTRSGYITPAVDFSKLQEVLVITTTKDDLVNAQTDGAASEDTSSEDAASEDAGGEGE; encoded by the coding sequence ATGAAGATCAAAAACCAATCGTCATTTCAAAGTAAATACTGGCTTTTTATCCTGATCGCCGTCTGTGTGATCCTGCTTGGCATTGGAAGCGTGGTAGACAGCAGCGGTCCTTTGCGGTTTATCGCTAATTATACGGTGATCCCGTTTCAAAAGGGCATAAGCTATGCGGGACAATGGATGAGCGACGTCTCTGAAAACTTCCAGACAATGGAAGATATGAAAGCAGAAAACGAAAGCCTGCAAAGCAAAGTAGACGAACTTACCATCGACAACACCAGATTGAGACAAGAGCAGTATGAGCTTGAGCGTTTGCGAGAACTTTATAAACTGGATGAAAATTATTCGGATTATGAGAAGATCGGCGCCAGGGTCATTTCGAATAACGGCACGAACTGGTTCAGCGATTTTACCATCGATAAAGGGTCTAATGACGGAATCAAGGTTAACTGCAATGTGCTTGCCGGAAGCGGTCTTGTAGGGATTGTAACGGAAGTAGGGCCTGATTACGCAAGGGTCCGCTCCATTATCGATGATTCCAGCAATATCAGCGCTATGATGCTTTCTACATCTGATCTGTGTATCGTGGAAGGAGACTTAGAACTGATCTCAGACGGCAGGCTCCGTTTTGAGCGTCTGCCTAATAATGACAATGAGATCGAGGTGGGCGAGCAGGTAGTTACCTCCCATGTCAGCGACCGGTTTGTGCAGGGGCTGTTTATCGGATATGTCAGCGAGATCGAGGTGGATTCCAATAATCTGACCCGGTCAGGTTATATCACACCGGCTGTGGATTTCAGCAAACTCCAGGAGGTGCTGGTGATCACCACTACCAAGGACGACCTGGTAAACGCGCAGACAGACGGCGCCGCATCCGAAGACACCTCGTCTGAAGATGCCGCATCCGAAGATGCAGGCGGGGAAGGAGAGTAG
- a CDS encoding rod shape-determining protein, giving the protein MARNTYGLDLGSYEIKVYDKKKDTIWKEKDVIAIRNKKEIFAVGDDAYEMFEKAPGNIEVVFPMKEGVISRFNDMQFLLQNLLKKDRQFARGSEYVIAVPTDVTEVEKKAFFDLVIHSTAKAREVNIVERSIADAVGLDLDVENTKGIFIANFGGETTELSVLAGGGMVLNRLVKIGGVTFDQSLVNLIRHSHDFLIGRLTAEVLRKRFGVFTGESEASMTVAGRDLITGVPMQKSISLGIVRASLRDPLLECVRSILSLLDRTPPEVRTAIYSNGIYLTGGIANMPGLDTYIEKGTGITTRVAKDPDICAVTGLKKIIMSKELRQLAYSMLDENYRWMR; this is encoded by the coding sequence ATGGCTAGAAACACTTATGGACTGGATCTTGGCTCCTACGAGATCAAAGTTTATGATAAAAAGAAAGATACGATCTGGAAAGAAAAAGATGTCATCGCCATACGCAATAAAAAAGAAATCTTTGCTGTAGGAGACGATGCCTATGAAATGTTTGAAAAAGCGCCCGGCAATATCGAAGTGGTCTTTCCAATGAAAGAAGGCGTGATCTCCCGCTTCAATGATATGCAGTTTCTGCTGCAGAATCTCTTGAAGAAGGACCGGCAGTTTGCCAGAGGTTCCGAGTATGTGATCGCCGTTCCGACAGATGTGACGGAAGTAGAGAAAAAGGCTTTCTTTGATCTGGTCATCCATTCTACAGCCAAAGCAAGAGAAGTCAATATCGTGGAGCGTTCTATCGCCGACGCGGTGGGACTGGATCTGGACGTGGAGAATACAAAGGGTATCTTTATCGCGAATTTTGGCGGAGAAACCACTGAACTTTCAGTTCTTGCAGGAGGCGGTATGGTTTTAAATCGTCTGGTGAAGATTGGCGGCGTTACCTTTGATCAATCCCTGGTGAACCTGATCCGCCACAGTCATGATTTTCTGATCGGAAGACTGACGGCAGAGGTCCTCCGCAAACGTTTCGGCGTTTTTACAGGCGAATCGGAGGCGTCTATGACGGTTGCCGGCCGGGATCTGATCACAGGCGTTCCCATGCAGAAATCCATCTCTCTGGGCATAGTAAGAGCTTCTCTTAGGGATCCGCTTTTGGAGTGTGTGCGCTCCATCCTGTCCCTTTTGGACCGGACGCCGCCGGAAGTACGAACAGCCATCTATTCCAACGGGATCTATCTTACCGGAGGAATCGCCAATATGCCTGGACTGGACACTTATATTGAGAAGGGGACCGGTATCACTACAAGAGTGGCAAAAGACCCGGACATCTGCGCGGTGACAGGACTGAAAAAAATCATTATGTCGAAGGAATTAAGGCAGCTTGCCTATTCAATGTTAGATGAGAACTACAGGTGGATGAGGTAA
- a CDS encoding JAB domain-containing protein — MSHSNTIKEIPSTERPYEKCRERGAALLSDSELLAVLLRTGTRGENALELARRILYHTGEKGILGIHQLTMEQLLKIKGVGQVKAVQILCLSEFSKRLAKARAQENLCFATPGAIASYYMEDLRHQKQEVAKLLLLNGKARLIGETDISKGTVNASLITPRELFLEALRKEAVSIILLHNHPSGDPSPSGEDILVTERILKAGELIGIELLDHIIIGNNCYISFRESELLFKKG; from the coding sequence ATGAGTCATTCAAATACCATAAAAGAGATTCCGAGCACAGAGCGTCCTTACGAGAAATGTAGGGAAAGAGGGGCGGCGCTCTTAAGTGATTCCGAACTGCTGGCGGTTCTTCTAAGGACTGGCACCCGCGGTGAAAACGCCCTTGAATTAGCCAGGCGAATCCTGTACCATACAGGAGAGAAGGGGATTCTTGGAATTCATCAGCTCACCATGGAACAGCTTCTTAAGATCAAGGGAGTAGGACAAGTCAAAGCGGTACAGATTCTATGTTTGTCAGAGTTTTCCAAACGGCTTGCCAAGGCCCGCGCGCAGGAGAATCTCTGTTTCGCCACACCTGGGGCGATCGCCAGCTATTATATGGAAGATCTGCGGCATCAGAAACAGGAGGTCGCTAAACTTCTGCTTTTGAACGGGAAGGCTAGATTGATCGGAGAGACGGATATTTCAAAAGGTACCGTCAACGCGTCTTTGATCACACCCAGAGAATTGTTCCTGGAAGCGCTTCGCAAAGAAGCCGTATCCATTATCCTGCTGCACAATCATCCCAGCGGCGATCCTTCTCCCAGCGGCGAAGATATTTTGGTCACTGAACGGATCTTAAAGGCAGGAGAACTGATCGGAATTGAACTGTTAGATCATATCATTATTGGCAATAATTGTTATATCAGCTTCCGGGAGTCGGAGCTTTTATTTAAGAAAGGATAA
- a CDS encoding DUF4321 domain-containing protein — MKGTKGKNSWALFLLILAGIVLGGFISVLAQGTSALSWLSYGQSFGLDEPVVLNLGLLVLTFCLQVKITVASIIGVIIAVFIYRFL, encoded by the coding sequence ATGAAGGGAACAAAAGGGAAGAACTCCTGGGCGTTATTTCTGCTAATCCTGGCGGGAATTGTCCTGGGCGGTTTTATCAGTGTGCTTGCGCAAGGAACATCAGCTTTAAGCTGGCTTTCCTATGGACAGTCCTTTGGGCTGGACGAGCCTGTTGTCCTGAATCTTGGGCTTCTAGTGCTTACCTTCTGCCTTCAGGTAAAGATTACCGTCGCAAGTATCATTGGTGTCATCATTGCGGTATTTATTTACCGCTTCTTGTAA
- a CDS encoding FAD-dependent oxidoreductase yields MIQIQQIKLKIPHTEADLEKKFCRLLRVSGRQIRSWRILKRSLDARRRPDLFYVYTVEAEAEDEPALKKRLIKQANILFRPPLPAYSYHPSGTRTLSHRPVITGTGPAGLFCGYALARMGYRPILLERGASVEERQKDVEEFWKTGNLNPESNVQFGEGGAGTFSDGKLNTLVHDPDGRGREVLRLFASHGAPEEILYDSKPHIGTDKLIQVVRALRESILQMGGEFRFRTKLTKIQITKPEDGRRQVQSVGLEHIGKNRRDMESLDTDVLVLAIGHSARDTFTLLEQEELPMEPKAFAVGVRMEHPQEQIDRRQYGRERGKLPAASYKLTANLENGRGVYTFCMCPGGYVVNASSEPGRCAVNGMSYSGRDGQNANSAVIVTVSPEDYPGDGVLAGVEFQRRLEEAAYRAGAGSIPVQLFQDFCQDQPSQGPGEILPQIKGSYTWTNVRSIFPSFLAKALEEGVLAFDRKIPGFARGDALMSGVESRTSSPVRILRDSESLESAVGGVYPCGEGAGYAGGITSAAMDGLKVARAISQMYRPFDKDRQV; encoded by the coding sequence ATGATACAGATACAGCAGATCAAACTGAAAATCCCGCATACGGAAGCGGACCTGGAGAAGAAATTCTGCAGGCTTCTTCGTGTTTCGGGAAGACAGATCCGCTCCTGGCGGATCTTGAAACGCTCCTTGGATGCCAGGCGGCGGCCAGATCTTTTTTATGTCTATACAGTAGAAGCAGAAGCAGAAGATGAGCCGGCGTTAAAGAAGCGGTTGATAAAACAGGCAAATATCTTGTTCCGCCCGCCGCTTCCCGCATATTCCTATCATCCTTCCGGCACCAGGACTCTTTCCCACCGGCCTGTGATCACAGGCACAGGTCCCGCCGGGCTGTTCTGCGGCTACGCCCTGGCGCGCATGGGTTATCGTCCCATCTTGCTGGAAAGAGGGGCAAGCGTAGAAGAACGACAGAAAGATGTGGAAGAATTCTGGAAGACAGGAAATCTAAATCCAGAATCCAATGTGCAATTCGGAGAAGGCGGGGCGGGCACTTTTTCTGACGGCAAGTTAAACACGCTGGTCCACGACCCTGACGGAAGAGGGCGGGAAGTGCTGCGTCTGTTTGCGTCCCACGGAGCGCCGGAAGAGATTCTTTATGACAGTAAGCCTCACATTGGCACGGATAAACTGATCCAGGTGGTCCGGGCCCTGCGGGAATCTATCCTGCAGATGGGAGGCGAGTTCCGGTTCCGCACCAAATTAACAAAGATCCAGATCACAAAGCCGGAAGACGGGCGAAGACAGGTTCAGTCTGTCGGTCTGGAACATATCGGAAAGAACAGGCGGGATATGGAAAGCCTGGATACGGATGTGCTGGTCCTGGCCATCGGCCACAGCGCCAGAGACACCTTTACGCTTCTGGAACAAGAGGAGCTTCCTATGGAACCAAAAGCCTTTGCGGTTGGAGTGCGCATGGAGCATCCCCAGGAGCAGATCGACAGACGGCAGTACGGACGGGAGCGGGGAAAACTTCCGGCAGCCTCCTACAAGCTGACGGCGAATTTAGAGAACGGCCGGGGTGTCTATACTTTCTGCATGTGCCCAGGCGGATATGTGGTCAACGCCTCCTCAGAGCCTGGACGCTGCGCGGTCAACGGAATGAGTTACAGCGGACGGGACGGTCAAAATGCCAACAGCGCGGTGATCGTTACCGTAAGTCCTGAAGATTACCCGGGGGACGGCGTTTTAGCAGGGGTGGAATTTCAGCGCCGCCTGGAGGAAGCGGCCTACCGCGCGGGCGCGGGCAGTATTCCGGTCCAGTTATTCCAGGATTTCTGTCAGGATCAGCCCTCCCAGGGACCAGGGGAGATTCTTCCTCAGATCAAAGGCTCTTACACCTGGACCAATGTTCGTTCCATTTTCCCTTCCTTTCTGGCAAAAGCGCTGGAAGAAGGCGTACTGGCTTTTGACCGGAAGATCCCAGGATTCGCAAGAGGGGATGCCCTGATGTCTGGAGTGGAGAGCCGCACTTCCTCACCGGTACGTATTCTGCGGGATTCGGAATCTCTGGAATCTGCTGTGGGCGGAGTCTATCCCTGCGGGGAAGGCGCCGGTTACGCGGGCGGGATCACATCCGCGGCAATGGACGGACTGAAAGTGGCCCGCGCCATCAGCCAAATGTACCGTCCGTTCGACAAAGACAGGCAGGTTTAA
- a CDS encoding NAD(P)/FAD-dependent oxidoreductase: MKKIAVVGAGASGMTAAIEAAREASRQETFCQIFLLEHKDLPGKKILSTGNGRCNLTNQFLDVSCFHSQNPEIVSDVLRQFGFQETQDFFASLGLLTKSRNGYIYPQSDQASAVRSLLESELKRWKIPVHTGVHVDKIRREKEGFRLNCSGKHFYADRVILSAGGKASSVLGSDGSGYQLAASLGHSCLPVVPALVQLKIKSNPFAKASGVRVEGSVTAVCSGKEAAKDRGELQITDYGISGIPVFQVSRHLSMALQKRERAELFVDLAPWMESQEALYQFLEARRTGNESTSAGDFLIGLFHQKLIPRILDLAKIRMTAAVGDLSRENLQRLARCCKSVRLTVSDTTGFEHAQVCAGGIPLCEINSHTMESNYTKGLYLTGELLDADGICGGYNLQWAWATGFLAGRAALRSLLRRR, from the coding sequence ATGAAAAAAATCGCAGTCGTAGGAGCGGGCGCATCCGGGATGACGGCGGCTATAGAGGCCGCCAGAGAAGCGTCCAGACAGGAAACCTTCTGCCAGATTTTCCTGCTGGAACATAAGGATCTGCCAGGTAAGAAAATCCTTTCTACCGGCAACGGCAGATGCAATCTGACCAATCAATTCCTGGATGTTTCCTGTTTCCACAGCCAGAATCCAGAAATTGTTTCAGATGTCCTGAGGCAGTTCGGATTTCAGGAAACACAAGACTTTTTTGCCAGCCTCGGACTTTTGACAAAATCCAGGAATGGATACATTTATCCTCAGTCCGACCAGGCCTCTGCGGTCCGCTCTCTTTTAGAATCGGAATTAAAACGGTGGAAAATCCCAGTCCATACCGGCGTCCATGTGGATAAGATCCGCAGAGAAAAAGAAGGCTTCCGTCTGAATTGTTCTGGAAAGCATTTTTATGCGGACCGAGTGATCCTGTCTGCCGGCGGAAAGGCGTCTTCTGTATTGGGATCCGATGGAAGCGGTTATCAGCTTGCGGCTTCCCTGGGCCATTCCTGTCTTCCAGTGGTCCCGGCGCTGGTGCAGCTGAAGATCAAGTCTAATCCCTTTGCCAAAGCCTCAGGAGTACGGGTGGAAGGAAGCGTAACGGCGGTCTGCAGCGGAAAAGAAGCGGCGAAAGACCGAGGGGAACTGCAGATTACCGACTATGGGATCTCAGGGATCCCTGTTTTTCAAGTGAGCCGCCATCTATCCATGGCGCTCCAAAAAAGAGAACGGGCAGAGCTTTTCGTAGACCTCGCTCCCTGGATGGAATCACAGGAAGCCTTATATCAATTTTTGGAAGCGCGAAGGACCGGAAACGAGTCGACATCTGCGGGAGATTTTCTCATCGGTCTGTTCCATCAAAAGTTGATTCCCCGGATCCTGGATCTTGCCAAAATCCGTATGACTGCGGCGGTGGGGGACTTGTCCCGGGAAAACCTGCAAAGACTGGCGCGGTGCTGTAAATCAGTCCGCCTCACGGTGTCGGATACTACAGGATTTGAGCACGCGCAGGTCTGCGCCGGAGGGATTCCGCTGTGTGAGATCAACAGCCATACCATGGAATCCAACTATACAAAGGGCCTTTATCTGACCGGGGAACTGCTGGATGCGGACGGCATCTGCGGAGGGTATAATCTGCAGTGGGCCTGGGCAACCGGATTCCTGGCGGGGCGGGCGGCGCTTAGGTCCCTCTTGCGGCGGCGGTAA
- the miaA gene encoding tRNA (adenosine(37)-N6)-dimethylallyltransferase MiaA — protein MMKKPLIVLTGPTAAGKTRLSLRLAKALGGEIISADSMQVYRHMDIGTAKISREEMDGIPHHLIDVLEPSEEFNVVRFQDMARQAMDQIYEAGHIPIVTGGTGFYIQALLYDVDFHEHKEESGLRRSLAHLAETEGKEALHQRLSLADPESAKKIHPNNVKRVIRALEFYEETGIPISRHNEEERKKSSPYRFAYFVLTDERSHLYSRIDRRVDQMIEDGLVEEVRSLRNKGYTKNMVSMQGLGYKEILAYLEDDCSLEEAVYRIKRDTRHFAKRQITWFKRERDVIWINQKDFNYDEDLILQKILNEWEGV, from the coding sequence ATGATGAAAAAACCACTGATCGTGCTTACTGGTCCTACCGCCGCCGGAAAGACCAGACTTTCTCTCCGGCTGGCGAAAGCTTTGGGCGGAGAGATCATTTCCGCAGATTCCATGCAGGTCTACAGGCACATGGATATCGGAACGGCAAAGATTTCCCGAGAGGAAATGGATGGAATTCCCCATCATCTGATCGATGTGCTGGAACCTTCGGAAGAATTCAATGTGGTAAGATTCCAGGATATGGCCCGCCAGGCCATGGATCAGATCTATGAGGCCGGCCATATTCCCATCGTGACCGGGGGGACAGGATTCTATATCCAGGCTCTTCTCTATGATGTTGATTTTCACGAACACAAAGAAGAAAGCGGACTGCGCCGCAGTCTCGCTCATCTGGCGGAAACAGAAGGGAAAGAGGCTCTTCACCAAAGACTTTCTCTGGCAGACCCGGAGTCTGCCAAGAAGATTCATCCCAATAATGTCAAGCGGGTCATCCGGGCGCTGGAATTCTACGAAGAGACGGGGATTCCGATCTCCCGGCACAACGAGGAAGAACGAAAGAAATCTTCCCCCTACCGGTTTGCTTACTTTGTCCTGACAGATGAGCGCTCTCATCTCTACAGCCGGATCGACAGACGGGTGGATCAGATGATAGAAGACGGACTGGTGGAAGAAGTCCGCAGTCTGAGAAATAAGGGGTATACAAAAAATATGGTCTCGATGCAGGGCCTTGGATACAAAGAGATCCTCGCCTATCTGGAAGACGATTGTTCTTTGGAGGAAGCGGTCTACCGGATCAAACGGGATACCAGGCATTTTGCCAAACGCCAGATCACATGGTTTAAACGGGAGCGGGATGTGATCTGGATCAATCAGAAAGATTTCAATTACGATGAAGATTTGATCTTACAGAAAATATTAAACGAGTGGGAGGGAGTATAA
- the mutL gene encoding DNA mismatch repair endonuclease MutL, with translation MNKIQILDPITIDKIAAGEVIERPASIVKELVENSIDAGATAVTAEIREGGIAYIRIADNGSGIDKSQVPSAFLRHSTSKIRTAEDLSHIGSLGFRGEALSSIAAVSQVELITKTEEETFGTRYRIAGGKEESLEDTGAKDGTTFVVRQLFYNTPARRKFLKTAMTEAGHVADLMTRLALSRPEISFQFINNGQSKLHTSGNGNLKDVIYHVYGREITANLLKVEYEKNGIRISGFLGAPLISRGNRNFETYFINGRYIKSQVVYKAIEDGYKDFTMQHKYPFVVLHIELDAETVDVNVHPAKMELRFGSQQEVYNAVFEAVDQTLHGRELIPEVGLDAPEEPKPAPAVQPAPAAQPASGVDFQSSIQKQQPSGERDLNYFMEEMKKRVRSYHQQNSSAEVRKQGDLYKPGRQMDRIREAAAYAAARPKQTQEAGDDPAPKAETAKTVGQETTREPRQMELFEDHLLKGQERPGYRLVGQIFETYWIVQLGDKMYIIDQHAAHERVLYERTLKGMQTREFTSQMISPPIILNLTMQESELLKTYMDQFTRIGFQFEEFGQESYAVRAVPGNLFGIAKKELLLEMLDGLSDELARHHRTDLIDEKIASMSCKAAVKGNMRLSAQEVDALIGELLTLENPYHCPHGRPTIISMSKRELEKKFKRIV, from the coding sequence ATGAACAAGATTCAAATACTGGATCCGATAACTATAGATAAGATCGCGGCTGGGGAAGTAATTGAGCGGCCGGCCTCTATTGTAAAAGAACTGGTGGAAAATTCCATTGATGCCGGAGCTACCGCCGTTACGGCAGAGATCAGAGAAGGCGGGATAGCTTATATCCGCATCGCTGACAACGGGAGCGGGATCGACAAATCTCAGGTCCCATCCGCCTTCCTGCGTCATTCCACCAGTAAGATCCGTACAGCGGAAGATTTGTCCCATATCGGGTCTTTAGGCTTCCGAGGCGAGGCTCTTTCCAGTATCGCCGCCGTTTCCCAGGTGGAATTGATCACCAAGACGGAAGAGGAAACCTTTGGAACCAGGTACCGGATCGCGGGAGGAAAAGAAGAAAGCCTTGAGGATACAGGCGCTAAAGACGGCACAACCTTTGTTGTCCGCCAGCTTTTCTACAATACGCCCGCAAGGCGCAAGTTTTTAAAGACAGCCATGACAGAAGCAGGGCACGTGGCAGATCTGATGACCCGCCTCGCCTTATCCCGCCCGGAGATTTCCTTCCAGTTTATCAACAATGGGCAGTCCAAACTCCACACCTCCGGGAATGGAAATCTAAAGGACGTGATCTACCATGTATACGGCCGAGAGATCACGGCAAATCTCTTGAAAGTAGAGTATGAAAAAAACGGCATCCGGATCAGCGGCTTCCTTGGAGCGCCTCTTATTTCCAGAGGGAACCGCAATTTTGAAACATATTTCATCAACGGCAGATACATCAAAAGCCAGGTGGTCTATAAGGCGATCGAAGATGGATATAAAGACTTTACCATGCAGCACAAGTATCCCTTTGTAGTACTGCATATAGAACTGGACGCAGAGACGGTGGATGTCAACGTCCATCCGGCCAAGATGGAACTGCGCTTTGGCAGCCAGCAGGAAGTCTACAACGCGGTGTTTGAGGCCGTAGACCAGACGCTTCACGGAAGAGAACTGATCCCGGAAGTGGGACTGGACGCGCCGGAAGAGCCCAAACCAGCTCCAGCGGTCCAACCAGCTCCTGCTGCCCAACCAGCATCCGGCGTTGACTTCCAAAGCAGCATTCAGAAGCAGCAGCCTTCCGGCGAGCGGGATCTGAACTATTTTATGGAAGAAATGAAGAAAAGAGTCCGTTCCTATCACCAGCAGAATTCTTCCGCTGAGGTGCGAAAACAGGGGGACCTCTATAAACCAGGCCGTCAGATGGACCGAATCCGTGAAGCGGCCGCATATGCGGCCGCGCGGCCGAAACAGACACAAGAGGCGGGAGATGACCCGGCGCCAAAAGCCGAAACCGCAAAAACAGTCGGCCAGGAAACAACGAGAGAGCCTCGGCAGATGGAACTATTCGAGGATCATCTGCTAAAAGGGCAGGAACGGCCGGGTTATCGTCTGGTAGGTCAGATTTTTGAAACCTACTGGATCGTGCAGCTGGGTGATAAGATGTACATTATCGACCAGCACGCGGCCCATGAGCGGGTACTGTATGAGCGGACTTTAAAAGGGATGCAGACACGGGAATTCACTTCGCAGATGATCAGTCCGCCTATCATCTTGAACCTGACTATGCAGGAAAGCGAACTGTTAAAGACTTACATGGACCAGTTTACCCGGATAGGATTCCAGTTTGAAGAATTCGGCCAGGAGTCTTACGCCGTCCGGGCAGTGCCTGGGAATCTCTTTGGGATCGCTAAAAAAGAACTGCTTTTGGAGATGTTGGACGGATTATCAGATGAGCTCGCGCGCCATCACCGGACAGATCTGATCGACGAAAAGATCGCTTCCATGTCCTGTAAGGCGGCGGTCAAAGGGAACATGCGTCTGTCCGCTCAGGAAGTGGATGCGCTCATAGGGGAACTCCTTACTTTGGAAAATCCTTATCACTGCCCCCATGGAAGGCCCACGATCATCTCCATGTCCAAGCGGGAACTGGAAAAGAAATTCAAGAGGATTGTATGA